A single window of Chloracidobacterium thermophilum B DNA harbors:
- a CDS encoding exonuclease SbcCD subunit D C-terminal domain-containing protein, with product MRLLHTSDWHLGITLGGHPREQEHARFLTWLRGTLQEQSVDALLITGDIFDAANPPAAAQRLYYDFLAGCHAALPTLDIVIIGGNHDSPGRLDAPAELLNRFRVRVIGGFASQPDGKPDFERLLVPLTNATGDVAAWCLAVPFIRPSDVGLAEDFRQGAQALYAQLFEAARQRRQPGQALVATGHAFMVGGQVSDTERPIECGGLYALPPDIFPEDVAYVALGHLHRAQCVANRPNVRYSGSPLPLSFTERDYAHQVVLIELEGECAARIEPLPIPRVRDLLRVPRQGAASLAAVLDELRQLPTTPTAPDKLPPLVEVCVQLDRPQPNLKDDIERALNGVWAELARIELVHPQPDRAALPDGLSRNSHTNLTPEAMFCACYRAKHGSDPPEALKQAFHTLLQETLQEMTP from the coding sequence ATGCGCCTGCTACACACGTCCGACTGGCACTTGGGCATCACCTTGGGCGGACACCCCAGGGAGCAGGAGCATGCGCGCTTTCTCACCTGGCTGCGCGGTACGCTCCAAGAGCAATCCGTTGACGCGCTGCTCATCACCGGCGACATCTTTGATGCGGCCAATCCACCGGCAGCGGCGCAACGGCTCTACTATGACTTTCTGGCAGGATGCCACGCGGCGCTGCCGACGCTCGACATTGTCATCATCGGCGGCAACCACGATTCTCCCGGCCGGCTCGACGCCCCGGCCGAACTGCTCAACCGTTTCCGCGTGCGCGTCATCGGCGGCTTCGCCAGCCAGCCGGACGGGAAGCCCGACTTCGAGCGCCTGCTCGTCCCGCTGACCAATGCCACAGGTGACGTGGCGGCTTGGTGTTTGGCCGTACCGTTCATTCGTCCCTCCGATGTGGGGCTGGCAGAGGACTTCCGTCAGGGCGCGCAGGCGCTTTACGCCCAGCTTTTTGAGGCCGCACGGCAGCGGCGTCAGCCAGGGCAGGCCCTGGTGGCCACCGGACACGCCTTCATGGTCGGCGGACAGGTCTCCGACACCGAACGCCCAATCGAGTGTGGCGGTCTGTATGCTCTGCCGCCCGATATTTTCCCGGAGGATGTTGCCTACGTTGCGCTCGGCCACCTGCACCGGGCGCAGTGTGTCGCCAACCGCCCAAACGTGCGGTACAGCGGCTCACCACTTCCGCTGTCCTTCACCGAGCGCGACTATGCACACCAGGTCGTGCTCATCGAACTCGAAGGCGAGTGCGCCGCGCGAATCGAGCCGCTTCCGATCCCACGGGTGCGTGATTTGCTGCGCGTGCCGCGCCAGGGGGCAGCGTCTCTCGCCGCCGTTCTCGATGAACTGCGCCAGCTTCCCACCACGCCCACCGCACCCGACAAACTGCCGCCGCTGGTCGAGGTATGTGTCCAGCTTGACCGCCCGCAGCCAAACCTGAAAGACGACATTGAACGTGCGCTGAACGGCGTCTGGGCCGAGCTGGCCCGGATTGAACTTGTCCACCCACAGCCGGACAGAGCCGCCTTGCCAGACGGTCTCTCACGGAACAGCCATACCAACCTCACGCCGGAAGCCATGTTTTGCGCCTGCTACCGGGCCAAGCATGGCAGTGACCCACCGGAAGCTCTGAAGCAGGCATTTCACACGCTGCTTCAGGAAACCCTGCAGGAGATGACGCCATGA